The proteins below come from a single Candidatus Bathyarchaeota archaeon genomic window:
- a CDS encoding NusA-like transcription termination signal-binding factor gives MTCDEMRYIALFESISGASVKDCIIDEEQERAIFIVNQGQVGVAIGKGGRNIHTLERMTGKKHEIIEYSEDPVTFMKNALKPAAVREIRVTERTDGKKMAVITVNPKDKGVAIGKNGKNAERLRFLAKRYFDIQNVSIT, from the coding sequence ATCACCTGCGACGAAATGCGCTACATAGCTCTCTTTGAAAGCATCAGCGGCGCCAGCGTGAAAGACTGCATCATCGACGAAGAACAGGAACGCGCCATCTTCATCGTTAACCAAGGCCAAGTGGGCGTCGCCATCGGCAAAGGCGGACGCAACATCCACACCCTGGAACGCATGACCGGCAAAAAACACGAAATCATCGAGTACAGCGAAGACCCCGTTACATTCATGAAGAATGCCCTTAAACCCGCAGCAGTCCGCGAAATCCGCGTAACCGAACGCACCGACGGCAAAAAGATGGCAGTCATCACAGTTAACCCTAAAGATAAGGGCGTCGCGATAGGTAAAAACGGCAAGAACGCTGAACGTTTGCGCTTTTTGGCAAAACGGTACTTTGACATCCAGAACGTAAGCATCACCTAA